The stretch of DNA gggcgccGCCGCGCCGGCGGCGACACCGCtctgtcttcgccgctctctgggaagagaaagaaaaaaaagaacgagagaaaaaagagaaaagaaaaagctataagggcacctccgctccgtcttcgccgctctctgggaagaaaaagaaaaaagaacgagagaaaaaaagaggagagagaaagaggaaagagaaaaaggtataagggtattttggtcagtttgctgaaaaagcggaccgaatctgcaaaagccaaaaagatggcccgattttgcaaaagcccaaaataagtggattttttatgcaaattggccttaatattttgatatctataatgtatttaacattttaatcaacttttttttttctttgtattaaaagtttgtttactCGGCATATAAGATTATACCATATATTTGCCACGTCAACACCGAACCTAATTGCAAAAACAAATgagaatatataataataataaacattaagaatctaattacaaaaaatagaaaagttcaaggaccaaatgaaaaaaaaaagaaagaaaaaaaggtaaagTTCGAGAGCAATGGCGTAATTAATCTCGGAGATTATGAAAAGTAATATCTTTCATAAAatattgggaaaacttcaaaaaaaccccctgtggtttcgtagtttctcactttgccgcCCTGtgttttaaaatgtatcaatttgcccccctgtggttttatttttctctttttcttatcaatttcattattttttttccttaatcagtaataaagttaaaattaaagggtactaaagtgaatatttgataaatctagataagtatctgaagttttttgtatatatttaatgaaatattaacgaaaaagataccgaaaagataaaaacgaaaccacagggggacaaatagatatactttaaaccacaggggggcaaagtgaaaaactacgaaaccacatgggggtttttgaagttttccctaaaatattttgtatggcGAAGAAAACGACCTATGTGGCTAAGTCCAACCATAAAGTACAGGGTCACTGTTACCTAAACCATTTTTGTCTATTCATATTTAATCACCTGGACCATGTTGGCACCACATAATAGAGGACATTTGTTTTCGGCTTAAAAAGGCGTATGCGCTACTTTgtattctcaaactttaatttattataattttaaactaaattataaataaatatttattgttttattttttctctctaactttaaaaatttttattttacctcctcaatatttcaaattattgcaTTTAGCCCTCTCCGTCTGGATTCTATTACTATTCcgtctatttcttataatttatactgaaaatatcttccaaatgatagaaatatattatttttttttttcttataggagtaaggataatttgatcattttgtctTCTCTATAAAATCCATATATCTccgaaaatatttctgaaattttaaggagacaaaatataaatttttaaaagtcataaaataaaagtgaaaaaaaatatatttacaatgaGATTCTTTGTATTTAAACCTAATTTTTAACTCAAACCTTATTGTTACAATCAAATTGCCATGTTACCGAGGTGGAAGTGATTAGTAATTGTTTGCGCCATCACATCACTTAACACTGGTAACACATCAATACTTAACCAATTGAATTAAATTGTAGAACATCATTGcaacaatataaaataaaaagttcaagccataaaaaataataacaaaactgAATTAGAAGACGACGATGTCCCGCACTtcataaatagtttttttttttttttagagaaataaagtgatttttttttatcatgttCTTCgtttagtttattaatttttttttttttttttgagagagaaaggtagcatactactcgtttcgtttatttcatttagaaataaacttagctgaaaatgtgaatcaactaggattcgaatatgaatctcggataccaaccaccaaacctttttgCTACTTGTGCTAGGGACAGTCGATCGCGCTTTATAAATAGTTAAAAGGATTTTGACAGTGATCCCACACATCATGCTTCTTCACATGAAATTAAGAGATAATGCTTCACAACATTCAAATATCATATTGACAAAGCTTGGAGTGAAAAATAACATCTAACAATGACCATGGGCAACTATTTTACATGTACAAACTCTCTGCATACTTTCTAGTCACAACAATAACACCTGCTTCATTATGTCAAGTTCTCCTGAAGTTTGCAAACTGAAACCGATGAAATGATTGTCGAAATCTGAAAATGCACCTCTAACAATCAATTTTTAGCCCTAACGCATAAAAACACCTTCACCATTCGCAAAATTTAGCTTCCTACGAATATATTTGGAAGAAAAGGCATCTCTCGAGTCTATTTAGACATTCGACCTTCAAGAAATGCACAAATTGGATTCAATTTGTATATATGAGAAGGAATTCATCAAGGCATGTAGAATTATTTCCACACACTTAAAAAGTAAAACTTTCACAAGGAATCAAGCAACTAAGAGATTCACATTCTCATTATGGAAAGATGAGTTACATTCTCTTCATCCCGACAAAGAAAATGCTAGGGCTTATAGTTCCCGGTAAAGAACTTTTAGCTAAATCATCCTTCaaccaacccaaaaaaaaaaaaaaaaaataacaagttTCAGTGACTGGAATCACCTTGCTAGATATTGACACCAAATAATGGTTTCCTTGAGCCACTTAAAACTGTTAAGATAGCTAAAATTAACAACTAGCCAGGTAAAGAAATACAAAAAGTAAAGATAAGTCAAAAGTTAAAAGAAGATTTCATACTAATGCCCAGGAAATTATATGCACATCATATGATTATCCAACATATATCagtaataagaaaagaaaattattaaacCAGAGAAAGGACTCAGAATAAACCTGTAGGAGCGACAAGGCATCATCTCAACAGTAAGTGTTCTCAATATTAGAGAaagaaatttgatgaaattttgatattctTGTAAAAAATCATAGAAATAAGATACTACGTGAAAATTGTATGCATCTACTAATATTTGCAAAGAATGATTTCAAGAAAGTTAAATCTTCTGTATTTCATCACTGGACATCGACATCCTTTACGAAACCTGCATGATTACAAAGTGTGTCACATTAGCTTCTATTTGTAATAAGCTAGAACTGCTCACAATAACTATATATGTTATATCTTCTAAACACATGTATGTGCAGAATGCATACACTTGAGCTGAATATTCATAACAGACACGGTAGAGAAACAAGACTCATTAAAGAGAAGATTTTGTcactttgaaattaaataagagaTAACAACTGATAATAAGACCCACTATAGCTACTATGAGACAACATTTTTCAATCCATCGGATGGCCAAGTCTACTGCTAAATTCCTACAACATTGTCTATTGCACATATCTAGGAAAGCACAAGCCAAAAATCAATTCAAATGTTACAGTTGAATGAATGTTTAATATAAATTGAAGGACTCCAACATCCTCACCAAGCGTGATGTGTAAATAGTTGCCGAAGCTTCGAGCACGTTTTTCCTGCTGGATATCAAAATGTGCAGCCCTAAAGGAACTCAATGTTGAACAACCTAGTTGCAGAGGCAAAAGCCCACAAAACCACCACACACTGTGACTTTTATCTTTGTGGCAGAgctccaaaatccaaaaatggTTGCTCCAAAATGCTCAGTGAAGATCTTTTCATGCTTTAGATCCTCAAAACTCCCTTTATCTAGTAaccataaaattcaaatttaagctTTAGCTCTTCTAAACTCGAACCAAATCTCATAATGGTTAAATAGCAAACTATCATGTGTTTGCTTCCCCACATACTCCAGCCCCAATTCTGCAAGTCTCCTTGTACATTCCTCCCCACCCAATCTCGAACAGAACTTAATGTTATGTGACACAAAGATCCGACCTTTCTGCGGTTTAAGCTTCCCTGCCAACCTCTCAAGCCCGACCCAAACAAGCTTATCAGGCATATGAAGGAATACAGCGCTCGCATAGATCAGATCATACGAAATTCCACTCCCAAATCTACTAAAATCCATATCCTCGCCTTTTACAATAAGCGGCCTTTTGTAAAGAAGACCCTGAGAAGGCAACTCATATCGAAGTGCGGCCATGAGGGAGAGCTCATCGCGCTCGAGGCAATGGAATCGGCCAGGATTAAGGTACCGAATAAAGTGTTGGCCTACACGAAGCGTTCCACAACCGATCTCAAGAACATAATCAGCAGAAGCGAGGTTGGACTTAGTTGCTAGGAACTCAAACACGTCTCGGCCACCAGCCCACGGCTCGCCGTAGTTACTATGGTGCTCCTCCACGAGTAGCTCGCCAGGACATGGCAGAGCAGTGTGGTTTGCAGCATCAACATCTTCATAGTGGGAAATGCCTTTGAATCTGAAGGAACcagaatcaaaatcaaattctttTTGGGCAATTCAATAATTAAAGCAAATCTATAGTTTAGGATCAAAAGTGATTGGATTGAATCTCAATGTTCATTTTCCTATTCCACCCTTAATAATGTTTACACTCCTCTGATCTAGTAACCGAAAATCTAGACATATTGGACCTCAGATTGTCCGATTTGTTCATACTTATAATAAAAATCCATCCAAATCACAGGAAATTATCACAATTTATGAGCAAACAAACTTAGCAATTCAAATGACTGCAATTAGAAAGGGCTTTTCTGATCTACGAGTTTCAAAAGTTTGAAACTCGGATCATACCGAATCGGAACTCGATGCGTCTGATTTCTTACATTCATCATCAAAATCGATCCAAATGACAGTAAATTATCATAAA from Ananas comosus cultivar F153 linkage group 18, ASM154086v1, whole genome shotgun sequence encodes:
- the LOC109724146 gene encoding uncharacterized protein LOC109724146; its protein translation is MAISSSSTKSVTVPAFLLISAAAAAFVLFLLLTSLAPAPPCSCAHSSTTTTVTTTTTTSLNPTPVSPTSDDLSWLRSQLALNSLGDPPSSPAAWRALRKGINPRTRAEQLDDLRRFKGISHYEDVDAANHTALPCPGELLVEEHHSNYGEPWAGGRDVFEFLATKSNLASADYVLEIGCGTLRVGQHFIRYLNPGRFHCLERDELSLMAALRYELPSQGLLYKRPLIVKGEDMDFSRFGSGISYDLIYASAVFLHMPDKLVWVGLERLAGKLKPQKGRIFVSHNIKFCSRLGGEECTRRLAELGLEYVGKQTHDSLLFNHYEIWFEFRRAKA